In one window of Microbacterium sp. PM5 DNA:
- the yicI gene encoding alpha-xylosidase translates to MKFTDGFWQLRPGVAALYAQEAYDIWQIPDTADGPGLMVTAPTAVIARRGDVLNRPVLTTTLSSPADGVIRVRIAHHTGAPWHGGFALPGAGGSADGVEITPSGGTVRAGLLTARVAAGAPWDLAFEVDGRRVTGSGHKSQGYLRVAADAQVDAGIVGTARAGQRASAAPAYVHEQLDLGVGELVYGLGERFGPLVKNGQTVDIWNADGGTSSEQAYKNVPFYLTNRGYGVLVNDPGHVSFEVGSEAVERVQFSVPGEVLEYFVIAGPTPADVLRRYTALTGRPPVVPAWSYGLWLSTSFTTAYDEATITSFIDEMAARELPVSVFHFDCFWMREFNWCDFEWDARVFPDPDGMLARLHERDLRVCVWINPYIAQRSPLFREAADAGYLVRRADGSIWQWDLWQAGMGLVDFTNPDATAWYQEKLRGLTAQGVDCFKTDFGERIPTDVVWADGSDPQRMHNLYTELYNRAVHDVLVTDRGEGDAVLFARSATAGGQSMPVHWGGDSTSTFTSMAETLRGGLSLAMSGFAYWSHDIGGFEGTPDAAVFKRWTAFGLLSSHSRFHGSDSYRVPWAFDEEAVEVTRRFTHLKMRLMPYLHQLGVDAARTGIPLLRPMALEFPDDPAVAYLDRQYMLGPSLLVAPVMSASGEAEFYLPDGEWTSLLSGEHVEGGRWRRETHGFDSLPLYVRPGAVLPWGARHDRPDYDYLEGLELRVFPGGSGTREVVVTTPDGRSEVFEVDLDTPSD, encoded by the coding sequence ATGAAGTTCACCGACGGGTTCTGGCAGCTGCGACCCGGTGTCGCCGCCCTGTACGCACAGGAGGCGTACGACATCTGGCAGATCCCCGACACCGCCGACGGTCCCGGCCTGATGGTCACCGCCCCCACGGCCGTCATCGCACGACGCGGCGACGTGCTCAACCGGCCCGTGCTGACCACGACCCTCTCCTCCCCCGCCGACGGCGTCATCCGCGTACGGATCGCGCACCACACCGGCGCCCCCTGGCACGGCGGCTTCGCGCTTCCCGGCGCGGGAGGCTCGGCCGACGGCGTCGAGATCACCCCGAGCGGCGGCACGGTTCGCGCCGGCCTGCTCACGGCGCGGGTCGCCGCGGGTGCCCCCTGGGATCTCGCCTTCGAGGTCGACGGACGCCGGGTCACCGGCAGTGGCCACAAGTCGCAGGGCTACCTGCGCGTGGCGGCCGACGCGCAGGTCGACGCCGGCATCGTCGGCACCGCCCGCGCCGGACAGCGCGCCAGCGCAGCGCCCGCGTACGTGCACGAGCAGCTCGATCTCGGCGTCGGCGAGCTCGTCTACGGCCTCGGCGAGCGCTTCGGCCCGCTGGTCAAGAACGGACAGACCGTCGACATCTGGAACGCGGACGGCGGCACCTCGAGCGAGCAGGCGTACAAGAACGTGCCGTTCTACCTGACCAACCGCGGCTACGGCGTGCTGGTGAACGATCCGGGACATGTCTCGTTCGAGGTCGGCTCGGAAGCCGTCGAGCGCGTGCAGTTCTCCGTACCCGGCGAGGTGCTGGAGTACTTCGTCATCGCCGGCCCCACCCCGGCCGATGTGCTGCGCCGCTACACGGCGCTGACGGGACGCCCGCCCGTGGTGCCCGCCTGGTCGTATGGTCTGTGGCTGTCGACGAGCTTCACGACCGCCTACGACGAAGCCACGATCACCTCGTTCATCGACGAGATGGCGGCCCGAGAGCTGCCGGTGTCGGTGTTCCACTTCGACTGCTTCTGGATGCGCGAGTTCAACTGGTGCGACTTCGAGTGGGATGCGCGCGTGTTCCCCGATCCCGACGGGATGCTCGCGAGACTGCATGAGCGCGACCTGCGCGTGTGCGTCTGGATCAACCCGTACATCGCACAGCGCTCGCCGCTGTTTCGCGAGGCGGCGGATGCCGGGTACCTCGTGCGGCGCGCTGACGGCTCCATCTGGCAATGGGATCTGTGGCAGGCGGGGATGGGTCTGGTCGACTTCACGAATCCCGACGCGACGGCGTGGTACCAGGAGAAGCTGCGCGGGCTGACCGCCCAGGGCGTCGACTGCTTCAAGACCGACTTCGGCGAACGCATCCCCACCGACGTCGTGTGGGCCGACGGCAGCGACCCGCAGCGCATGCACAACCTCTACACGGAGCTGTACAACCGCGCCGTCCATGACGTGCTGGTCACGGACCGCGGCGAGGGCGACGCCGTGCTGTTCGCCCGGTCGGCGACCGCGGGCGGCCAGAGCATGCCGGTGCACTGGGGCGGCGACTCGACCTCGACCTTCACCTCGATGGCCGAGACACTGCGCGGCGGCCTGTCCCTCGCCATGAGCGGGTTCGCCTACTGGAGTCACGACATCGGCGGCTTCGAGGGGACTCCGGATGCCGCGGTGTTCAAGCGCTGGACGGCATTCGGGCTGCTCAGTTCGCACTCCCGCTTCCACGGGTCGGACTCCTACCGCGTGCCCTGGGCCTTCGACGAGGAGGCGGTGGAGGTGACCCGCCGCTTCACGCACCTGAAGATGAGACTCATGCCCTATCTGCATCAGCTCGGCGTCGATGCCGCGCGCACCGGCATCCCCCTGCTGCGTCCGATGGCCCTGGAGTTCCCGGACGACCCGGCCGTCGCCTACCTGGATCGGCAGTACATGCTCGGCCCGTCGCTGCTGGTCGCGCCGGTGATGTCCGCGAGCGGAGAGGCGGAGTTCTACCTGCCGGACGGAGAGTGGACGTCGCTGCTGAGCGGCGAGCACGTCGAGGGCGGACGGTGGCGTCGTGAGACGCACGGCTTCGATTCGCTGCCGCTGTACGTGCGCCCCGGCGCGGTGCTGCCGTGGGGCGCCCGCCACGACCGTCCCGACTACGACTACCTCGAGGGCCTCGAGCTGCGGGTGTTCCCCGGCGGCTCCGGCACCCGTGAGGTGGTCGTGACGACGCCGGACGGGCGCAGCGAGGTCTTCGAGGTCGATCTCGACACGCCGTCCGACTGA
- a CDS encoding mechanosensitive ion channel family protein has product MMSVLAEGWVWWVGALAIGVPLVLVVLTEIIGALRRRRSPAVRPLLLLRNAVVPVAALVVLLAFATRSDQDLVWVRIVGTVLGFLLILLVLSGVNVALFSTAREGTWRERVPTIFVEIVRLLLVVVGLAVLFQVVWNADIEGLVATLGVTSIIIGLALQNAAGGIVSGLLVLFEQPFKLGDWLDTGDAEGRIVEVNWRAVHIDTGSGLQVIPNATLAGASFRNLSRPAGPFVVSLPVVFAPSDPPHEVATLLRQVADDLPMRLPECASSVEYGGAGAYQVGIPVAAPSQSGETTAAFLGRLWYAARRRGLSLDKIAPDVAGDREQREVVLDRVARALHLDGELRATAQELCRVEQYAVGEYLDRAGVVPSAVGYLVDGAARLSVPTVRGDVACGDLRDGEFVGSAAVTREPSLLTAVAVVPSTVLVIPVAVVAQIIRAHPVFATELGADLELRRGQAARVLDTPSPSLARD; this is encoded by the coding sequence GTGGGTGGGGGCGCTCGCCATCGGCGTTCCCCTCGTCCTGGTGGTGCTCACGGAGATCATCGGCGCGCTCCGCCGCCGCCGCAGCCCGGCCGTCCGCCCTCTGCTGCTGCTGCGCAACGCGGTGGTTCCCGTTGCGGCACTGGTCGTGCTGCTCGCCTTCGCGACGCGGTCGGACCAGGACCTCGTCTGGGTGCGCATCGTCGGCACGGTGCTCGGGTTCCTGCTCATCCTGCTGGTGCTGAGCGGCGTCAACGTCGCCTTGTTCTCGACGGCGCGTGAGGGCACGTGGCGCGAGCGCGTGCCCACGATCTTCGTGGAGATCGTGCGGTTGCTGCTGGTCGTGGTGGGACTCGCCGTGCTGTTCCAGGTGGTCTGGAACGCCGACATCGAGGGGTTGGTCGCCACGCTCGGTGTGACGTCGATCATCATCGGTCTCGCCCTGCAGAACGCGGCCGGCGGCATCGTCTCGGGCCTGCTGGTGCTGTTCGAGCAGCCCTTCAAGCTCGGTGACTGGCTCGACACGGGCGATGCCGAGGGACGCATCGTCGAGGTCAACTGGCGTGCCGTGCACATCGACACCGGCTCAGGGCTGCAGGTGATTCCCAACGCGACCCTGGCGGGCGCGTCGTTCAGAAACCTCAGCCGGCCGGCGGGCCCGTTCGTCGTCTCGCTGCCGGTGGTGTTCGCGCCCAGTGATCCGCCGCACGAGGTGGCGACGCTCCTTCGCCAGGTGGCCGACGATCTGCCCATGCGTCTTCCCGAGTGCGCCTCCAGCGTCGAGTACGGTGGTGCGGGCGCGTATCAGGTCGGCATCCCCGTCGCCGCCCCCAGCCAGTCGGGCGAGACGACGGCAGCCTTCCTCGGACGCCTCTGGTACGCCGCGCGGCGTCGAGGCCTGTCTCTGGACAAGATCGCGCCGGACGTCGCCGGCGATCGTGAGCAGCGCGAGGTCGTGCTCGATCGGGTGGCGCGGGCGCTCCATCTCGACGGCGAGCTGCGCGCCACCGCGCAGGAACTGTGCCGTGTCGAGCAGTACGCGGTCGGCGAGTACCTCGATCGCGCGGGTGTCGTCCCCTCCGCCGTCGGCTACCTGGTCGACGGCGCGGCCCGCCTCTCCGTGCCCACGGTGCGCGGCGACGTCGCCTGCGGGGATCTGCGTGACGGCGAGTTCGTCGGAAGCGCCGCCGTCACGCGTGAGCCGTCGCTGCTCACCGCCGTGGCCGTGGTGCCCTCGACGGTGCTCGTGATTCCGGTCGCCGTGGTCGCGCAGATCATCCGCGCCCATCCGGTGTTCGCGACCGAGCTCGGCGCCGACCTCGAACTTCGACGGGGTCAAGCGGCGCGAGTGCTCGACACCCCCTCTCCGTCCCTCGCGCGCGACTGA
- a CDS encoding DUF559 domain-containing protein: MGIRELVEAGGGIVHRQAVLDVGIRPATLRAAISAGEVRRVRRYWVATSAAPDALVHAAEVSARLACASAAQHRGWWMPPGTTGRPHLHVRAHAHRPPPSGDIAPPVFHWDAPMVPAHPHALVESVPDALAHIAGCLSYEDALVVWESAVRLERLPLAVLQRYRWNTPAARRLAGDLTGLSDSGIETLFVSRIRAFGLPVRQQVLLLGHRVDGLIGDRLVTQLDGYAFHSSAADRGRDLHHDRELIAHGYTVLRFTYAEVVHQWPRVEAAILRAIAQCLHLAR, from the coding sequence GTGGGGATCCGGGAGTTGGTGGAGGCGGGTGGCGGCATCGTGCATCGGCAGGCGGTACTCGATGTCGGCATCCGCCCCGCCACGTTGCGGGCGGCGATCTCGGCCGGGGAGGTCCGCCGCGTGCGCCGCTACTGGGTCGCGACGTCCGCGGCCCCGGACGCGTTGGTGCACGCCGCCGAGGTGAGCGCGCGGCTGGCCTGCGCCTCCGCGGCGCAGCACCGGGGATGGTGGATGCCGCCGGGCACGACCGGTCGGCCGCATCTGCACGTCCGCGCTCACGCGCATCGGCCGCCGCCGAGCGGTGACATCGCCCCGCCGGTCTTCCACTGGGATGCACCGATGGTGCCGGCGCACCCACACGCCCTCGTCGAGTCGGTCCCCGATGCCCTCGCGCACATCGCCGGATGCCTGTCGTACGAGGACGCGCTGGTCGTGTGGGAGTCGGCGGTGCGACTCGAGCGGCTGCCGCTGGCGGTGCTGCAGCGCTACCGCTGGAACACGCCCGCCGCGCGGCGGCTGGCCGGCGACCTCACGGGCCTCAGCGACTCGGGCATCGAGACGCTGTTCGTCTCACGGATCCGCGCGTTCGGGCTGCCCGTGCGCCAACAGGTGCTGCTGCTCGGACACCGCGTCGACGGCCTCATCGGAGACCGTCTCGTCACGCAGCTCGACGGCTACGCCTTCCACTCCTCTGCCGCCGACCGCGGCCGCGACCTGCACCACGATCGGGAACTGATCGCCCACGGCTACACGGTGCTCCGGTTCACGTACGCCGAGGTCGTGCACCAGTGGCCGCGCGTCGAGGCGGCGATCCTCCGCGCGATCGCGCAGTGCCTCCACCTCGCGCGCTGA
- a CDS encoding methylated-DNA--[protein]-cysteine S-methyltransferase: MTATIQTIPTPDGPFTLLVDDHARVLASGWSADPAAIVGRIALAPADIREGDTDAASAVHAYYAGDLTAIDTVAVAQTGTAMQLEGWVTLRRIAAGHPLTYAEFATALGRPAAVRAAASICARNAPALFVPCHRVLRTGGALGGFAWGLEVKRALLARESVARA, encoded by the coding sequence ATGACCGCGACGATCCAGACGATCCCCACCCCCGACGGACCCTTCACCCTGCTCGTCGACGATCACGCTCGGGTGCTGGCAAGCGGATGGAGTGCCGATCCCGCGGCCATCGTCGGACGCATCGCTCTGGCGCCCGCGGACATCCGTGAAGGCGACACGGATGCCGCGTCCGCCGTGCACGCCTACTACGCGGGTGACCTGACGGCGATCGACACGGTCGCCGTCGCCCAGACCGGCACCGCGATGCAGCTCGAGGGCTGGGTGACGCTGCGACGCATCGCTGCGGGACATCCCCTCACGTACGCCGAGTTCGCCACGGCGCTGGGCCGGCCCGCGGCCGTGCGGGCCGCGGCATCCATCTGCGCTCGAAACGCCCCGGCGCTGTTCGTGCCGTGCCATCGCGTGCTGCGCACCGGCGGCGCCCTCGGCGGATTCGCCTGGGGGCTCGAGGTCAAGCGCGCCCTGCTCGCGCGGGAGTCGGTCGCGCGCGCCTGA
- a CDS encoding AlkA N-terminal domain-containing protein produces MPHVDATAAMTFDERYRAIDARDVRFDGQFVTAVRSTGIYCRPSCPARTPKPSNVTFYPTSAAAHEAGYRACKRCLPEAAPGSPAWDLRGDIAGRAMRLIADGIVEREGVPGLARRLGYSTRHLTRLLTAELGAGPLALARAQRAHTARMLLVSTDLPAADVAFSAGFASVRQFNDTVREVFGLTPGELRARRPAAARAMSAPAAGTIDLVLPYRAPFDAAGLFAWMRARAVEGVEDAGADSFARVLRLPGGPVWFAIRLDGPGKLRLNARLTHLGDLPVLVSRVRRLFDLDADPTAVDAALSAHPALAPLVTAVGGIRVPGAADPHEMLIRAMIGQQITVAAARTALTALTDALGERVASHDGLDRLFPTMAAIAAHGAEVLRGPAARIRAVTGAAAALASGELDLGPGDDSLAQRAALLALPGIGPWTADYVRMRVLGDPDITLPGDVAVRAGAAAAGIPADPRGYEAWAVRTAPWRSYLTAHLWRAAPSTVSRAPRGHTAPRERSPR; encoded by the coding sequence ATGCCACACGTCGACGCCACCGCCGCGATGACGTTCGACGAGCGCTACCGCGCCATCGACGCGCGCGACGTGCGCTTCGACGGCCAGTTCGTCACGGCCGTCCGTTCGACCGGCATCTACTGCCGACCCAGCTGCCCCGCGCGCACCCCGAAGCCTTCCAACGTCACCTTCTACCCCACGTCGGCGGCGGCGCACGAGGCGGGCTACCGCGCCTGCAAGCGGTGCCTGCCGGAAGCCGCACCCGGCTCTCCCGCGTGGGACCTGCGCGGTGACATCGCCGGGCGCGCGATGCGGCTCATCGCGGACGGCATCGTCGAGCGCGAAGGCGTTCCCGGGCTCGCCCGTCGCCTCGGCTACTCCACCCGCCATCTGACGCGTCTGCTCACCGCAGAGCTCGGCGCGGGGCCCCTCGCCCTCGCCCGTGCCCAGCGGGCGCACACCGCGCGGATGCTCCTCGTCTCCACCGACCTGCCGGCCGCCGACGTCGCCTTCTCGGCCGGATTCGCCAGCGTCCGCCAGTTCAACGACACGGTCCGTGAGGTATTCGGCCTCACTCCGGGCGAGCTGCGTGCCCGCCGGCCGGCGGCGGCGCGCGCGATGAGCGCCCCGGCCGCCGGGACGATCGATCTCGTCCTGCCCTACCGTGCGCCCTTCGACGCCGCCGGGTTGTTCGCCTGGATGCGTGCCCGCGCGGTCGAGGGCGTCGAAGACGCCGGTGCCGACTCCTTCGCCCGCGTCCTGCGTCTGCCCGGTGGTCCGGTGTGGTTCGCGATCCGGCTCGACGGGCCGGGGAAGCTGCGGCTGAACGCGCGCCTGACCCATCTCGGCGATCTCCCCGTGCTCGTCAGCCGGGTGCGGCGCCTGTTCGACCTCGACGCCGACCCGACGGCGGTGGATGCCGCGTTGTCGGCGCACCCTGCCCTCGCGCCGCTGGTCACGGCGGTCGGCGGCATCCGCGTGCCCGGCGCCGCCGACCCGCACGAGATGCTCATCCGCGCGATGATCGGTCAGCAGATCACGGTCGCCGCAGCACGTACGGCCCTGACCGCCCTGACCGACGCGCTGGGGGAGCGCGTGGCATCGCACGACGGCCTGGACCGCCTGTTCCCCACGATGGCCGCCATCGCCGCGCACGGCGCCGAGGTGCTGCGCGGCCCTGCCGCGCGCATCCGTGCGGTCACCGGCGCGGCCGCGGCGCTCGCCTCCGGCGAGCTCGACCTGGGGCCGGGCGATGACAGTCTCGCGCAGCGCGCGGCTCTGCTGGCGCTGCCGGGTATCGGCCCCTGGACCGCCGACTACGTGCGCATGCGCGTGCTGGGCGACCCCGACATCACGCTGCCCGGCGACGTCGCCGTCCGCGCGGGAGCGGCAGCCGCCGGCATCCCCGCCGATCCGCGCGGGTACGAGGCCTGGGCCGTCCGCACCGCGCCGTGGCGCAGCTACCTCACCGCTCACCTCTGGCGCGCCGCGCCGTCCACCGTGTCCCGCGCGCCCCGCGGGCACACCGCACCCCGCGAACGGAGCCCCCGATGA
- a CDS encoding ABC transporter ATP-binding protein, translating to MSTASVAGTTGEDRSDYTRDESRAIRQRSLRLLGSLVDPLRWQLVLALVVLVVSTALRVAGPALIAYGLNTALPQAMQDADWMPTIVIVAVYLIAGVGGAALIGWYAVVAARLTQAVMLDLRTRIFLHTQRLSLEFHESYTSGRIISRQTSDLDSIRELLDGGLNELVSGVLYGAFTLIALLLLDWQSGVILAIAGIPLYLLMRWFYRNSQRAYRESRVVSAKVIVKFVETMTGIRAVKAFRKEPRNDEEFGDLSGQYRDVNMRSLRLFGTFEPGMMAVSAFAVAGVLLWGGLRVVDGALLVGTLLAAVLYVRNFFSPLQEVAMFLNSYQSATAALEKVSGVLEERPTVPDPARPVDLWKAAGHVEFRDVVFGYSDERTILPHFSLDIPAGQTIALVGTTGAGKSTLAKLVSRFYDPSRGAVTLDGVDLRELHPKDLRRAIVMVTQEAYLFSGTVADNIALGKPNATFEEIRAAARAVGADTFIERLPDGYDTDVNKRGGRVSAGQRQLISFARAFLADPAVLILDEATASLDIPSERQIQAALQTLLADRTAIIIAHRLSTVSIADRVLVMEHGRIIEDDTPASLIAGTGKFAQLHSAWKQSLV from the coding sequence GTGAGCACGGCATCCGTCGCCGGAACCACCGGTGAAGATCGCTCGGACTACACGCGCGACGAATCGCGCGCCATCCGCCAGCGTTCGCTGCGACTGCTGGGATCGCTCGTCGATCCGCTGCGGTGGCAGCTCGTGCTGGCCCTCGTCGTGCTCGTGGTCTCCACCGCGCTGCGCGTGGCCGGCCCTGCCCTGATCGCCTACGGACTGAACACCGCGTTGCCGCAGGCGATGCAGGACGCCGACTGGATGCCGACCATCGTCATCGTCGCCGTGTACCTCATCGCCGGCGTCGGCGGTGCCGCGCTCATCGGCTGGTACGCGGTGGTCGCCGCGCGCCTGACGCAGGCCGTCATGCTCGATCTGCGCACCCGGATCTTCCTGCACACGCAGCGACTCAGTCTCGAGTTCCACGAGTCGTACACCTCGGGGCGCATCATCTCGCGTCAGACGAGCGACCTCGACTCCATCCGCGAGCTGCTCGACGGGGGCCTGAACGAGCTCGTCTCCGGCGTGCTCTACGGGGCGTTCACCCTGATCGCGCTGCTGCTGCTGGACTGGCAGTCGGGCGTCATCCTCGCGATCGCCGGCATTCCGCTGTACCTGCTGATGCGCTGGTTCTACCGCAACTCGCAGCGCGCATACCGTGAGTCGCGGGTGGTCAGCGCCAAGGTCATCGTCAAGTTCGTCGAGACGATGACCGGCATCCGCGCCGTCAAGGCATTCCGCAAGGAGCCGCGCAACGACGAGGAGTTCGGTGACCTGTCGGGTCAGTACCGCGACGTCAACATGCGCTCGCTGCGTCTGTTCGGCACCTTCGAGCCGGGGATGATGGCGGTCTCGGCCTTCGCCGTGGCCGGTGTGCTGCTGTGGGGCGGGCTGCGTGTGGTCGACGGTGCGCTGCTGGTGGGAACGCTGCTCGCCGCCGTGCTGTACGTCCGCAACTTCTTCTCGCCCCTCCAGGAAGTCGCGATGTTCCTGAACTCGTACCAGTCGGCGACCGCCGCGCTGGAGAAGGTCTCGGGTGTGCTCGAGGAGCGGCCCACCGTGCCCGACCCGGCACGCCCGGTCGACCTGTGGAAGGCCGCGGGGCACGTCGAGTTCCGGGACGTCGTCTTCGGCTACTCCGACGAGCGCACGATTCTGCCGCACTTCTCGCTCGACATCCCCGCCGGTCAGACCATCGCCCTGGTGGGAACGACCGGGGCCGGCAAGTCGACGCTCGCCAAGCTCGTGTCACGGTTCTACGACCCGTCGCGAGGCGCCGTGACACTCGATGGCGTCGATCTGCGGGAGCTGCACCCCAAGGACCTCCGCCGCGCCATCGTGATGGTCACGCAGGAGGCGTACCTGTTCAGCGGCACGGTCGCCGACAACATCGCGCTCGGAAAGCCCAACGCGACGTTCGAGGAGATCCGCGCGGCTGCCCGTGCCGTCGGCGCGGACACCTTCATCGAGCGGCTGCCGGACGGGTACGACACCGACGTGAACAAGCGTGGCGGTCGCGTGTCGGCGGGACAGCGCCAGCTGATCTCCTTCGCCCGCGCCTTCCTCGCCGACCCCGCCGTTCTCATCCTCGATGAGGCGACGGCGTCGCTGGACATCCCCAGCGAGCGGCAGATCCAGGCGGCGCTGCAGACGCTGCTCGCCGACCGCACCGCGATCATCATCGCGCACCGGCTGTCGACCGTGTCGATCGCCGACCGCGTGCTGGTGATGGAGCACGGTCGCATCATCGAGGACGACACCCCCGCCAGCCTCATCGCCGGAACGGGCAAGTTCGCGCAGCTGCACAGTGCGTGGAAGCAGTCGCTCGTCTGA
- a CDS encoding ABC transporter ATP-binding protein: protein MTSSSTPSELTPPVERLSTVRALARLYPFARSVLPRLVLGAVSALVASLLALSIPLVLEVLVQGPIAAGASAAGDRSQLVWGAALILVLGLLEAVMVWLRRWFVLAPSTKVEYDLRTSFYERLQRLPVAFHDRWQSGQLLSRMMQDISMLRRWMAFGIVLLVVNLLTILVGMALLFRWHWALGVTFLIVCAPLWYAGYRFEKTYGTLARQSQDQAGDLATSVEESVHGIRVLKAFGRGKHALLKFTRQAETLRETELSKARAVGWIWFWLVLLPEIAFALCLGVGIVLQQLGQLGIAELVAFFAMATVLRWPMESIGFLFSFLLDARTASDRIFEVFDEQNTITDPAAPVALGSSRGALAFEGVHFRYQDAGDGERDLLDGIDLTLVPGETMALVGLTGSGKTTLTTLPARLYDVTAGRVTIDGVDVRDLTLKELRTHVGMAFEDSTLFSQTVRENVLLGREDLVPGSAQAEGVLREALAVAQAGFVDDLPDGVDTIIGEEGLSLSGGQRQRLALARAVAARPAVLVLDDPLSALDVDTEALVEDALREVMADTTTLVIAHRPSTVTLADRVALLEEGRITAVGTHAELLRTSEHYRHVISSLEDAEAEENARLRETEVNL from the coding sequence ATGACCTCCTCCTCAACGCCCTCCGAGCTCACCCCTCCCGTCGAGCGCCTGTCGACGGTGCGCGCGCTCGCGCGTCTCTACCCCTTCGCCCGATCCGTCCTGCCCCGGCTCGTGCTGGGCGCCGTCAGCGCGCTCGTGGCGAGCCTGCTCGCTCTGTCTATCCCGCTCGTGCTCGAAGTGCTCGTGCAGGGCCCGATCGCCGCGGGCGCCAGCGCCGCGGGCGATCGCAGCCAGCTCGTGTGGGGCGCCGCGCTCATCCTCGTGCTCGGGCTTCTCGAAGCCGTCATGGTGTGGCTGCGGCGCTGGTTCGTGCTCGCACCGTCGACCAAGGTCGAATACGACCTGCGCACGAGCTTCTACGAGCGCCTCCAGCGCCTGCCGGTCGCCTTCCACGACCGCTGGCAGTCGGGCCAGCTGCTCTCGCGCATGATGCAGGACATCAGCATGCTGCGACGCTGGATGGCCTTCGGCATCGTGCTGCTCGTCGTCAACCTGCTGACGATCCTCGTCGGCATGGCGCTGCTGTTCCGCTGGCACTGGGCGCTCGGCGTCACCTTCCTGATCGTCTGCGCACCGCTCTGGTACGCCGGCTATCGGTTCGAGAAGACGTACGGCACGCTCGCGCGCCAGAGCCAGGACCAGGCCGGCGACCTCGCGACCAGCGTGGAGGAGAGCGTCCACGGCATCCGTGTGCTGAAGGCGTTCGGGCGCGGAAAGCACGCCCTGCTCAAGTTCACCCGTCAAGCCGAGACGCTCCGCGAGACCGAGCTGAGCAAGGCGCGCGCCGTCGGCTGGATCTGGTTCTGGCTCGTGCTGCTGCCCGAGATCGCGTTCGCCCTGTGTCTCGGTGTCGGCATCGTGCTGCAGCAGCTCGGCCAGCTCGGCATCGCCGAGCTCGTCGCGTTCTTCGCGATGGCCACCGTGCTGCGCTGGCCGATGGAGTCCATCGGCTTCCTCTTCTCGTTCCTGCTGGATGCCCGCACCGCCAGCGACCGCATCTTCGAGGTGTTCGACGAACAGAACACGATCACCGATCCCGCAGCGCCCGTCGCGCTGGGCAGCTCGCGCGGTGCACTCGCGTTCGAGGGTGTGCACTTCCGCTATCAGGATGCCGGGGATGGCGAACGGGATCTGCTCGACGGCATCGATCTGACGCTCGTCCCGGGCGAGACGATGGCGCTCGTCGGGCTCACCGGATCGGGAAAGACGACCCTGACCACTCTGCCCGCACGTCTGTACGACGTCACCGCCGGGCGGGTGACGATCGATGGCGTGGACGTGCGCGACCTCACTCTGAAAGAGCTGCGCACCCACGTCGGCATGGCCTTCGAGGATTCGACGCTGTTCTCCCAGACGGTGCGCGAGAACGTGCTGCTCGGTCGCGAAGACCTGGTGCCGGGCAGCGCGCAGGCCGAGGGCGTGCTGCGTGAAGCGCTCGCCGTCGCACAGGCCGGCTTCGTCGACGACCTGCCCGACGGGGTCGACACGATCATCGGCGAAGAGGGGCTCTCGCTCTCGGGCGGCCAGCGCCAGCGTCTGGCGCTGGCGCGCGCGGTCGCGGCGCGCCCCGCCGTGCTCGTGCTCGACGACCCGCTGTCGGCGCTCGACGTCGACACCGAGGCGCTCGTGGAGGATGCCCTGCGCGAGGTGATGGCCGACACGACGACCCTCGTGATCGCGCACCGGCCCTCGACCGTCACGCTCGCCGACCGGGTGGCGCTGCTCGAAGAGGGACGCATCACCGCCGTCGGCACCCACGCCGAGCTGCTGCGCACCAGCGAGCACTACCGGCACGTCATCTCGAGCCTCGAGGATGCCGAAGCAGAAGAGAACGCCCGCCTGCGGGAGACGGAGGTAAACCTGTGA